In Pelagicoccus enzymogenes, the following proteins share a genomic window:
- a CDS encoding IS5 family transposase (programmed frameshift) translates to MEKDSYPSDLSDNEWSVVEPLIPGPSKLGRPPRYDKRHVLDGIFYVVRSGIAWRMMPKDLPPWRICYHYFSKWKDEGIWLKLHEELRGFVRYRSGKKKAPTAAIIDAQSVRAAGHPGLRGYDAGKKVKGIKRHLLVDTLGLVLVCVVHSASIQDRDGARLVLAKLETAFGWIRKVWADGGYAGKLVQWVSEISRHRKVELEIIRRSDKAEGFKLLPRRWVVERTFAWLSQQGRLVVDRETKICSSEAMIHLAMIRLMVRRLAI, encoded by the exons ATGGAAAAAGATTCATATCCAAGCGACCTGTCTGACAACGAATGGAGCGTAGTTGAACCCCTGATACCGGGGCCTTCCAAGCTCGGCCGTCCCCCGCGTTACGACAAGAGGCACGTGCTCGACGGGATCTTCTACGTGGTCCGAAGCGGTATCGCATGGCGGATGATGCCCAAGGATCTGCCGCCTTGGCGGATTTGCTACCACTACTTCTCGAAATGGAAGGACGAGGGGATCTGGCTGAAGCTCCACGAGGAGCTTCGCGGGTTCGTTCGCTACCGCAGCGGTAAAAAAA AAGCTCCAACTGCCGCGATCATCGACGCGCAAAGCGTGCGAGCTGCTGGCCACCCCGGCCTTCGCGGATATGATGCAGGAAAGAAGGTTAAGGGAATCAAGCGACATCTACTCGTGGACACGCTTGGACTCGTGCTTGTCTGCGTGGTCCACTCGGCGTCGATCCAGGACCGGGACGGAGCTCGACTGGTCCTAGCGAAACTGGAGACGGCCTTCGGGTGGATACGCAAGGTTTGGGCCGACGGCGGGTACGCCGGAAAGCTGGTCCAATGGGTATCCGAAATCTCCAGACACCGGAAAGTCGAGCTGGAAATTATCCGTCGCAGCGACAAGGCTGAGGGCTTCAAGCTGCTGCCACGTCGCTGGGTAGTCGAGCGGACCTTCGCTTGGCTCTCGCAGCAGGGCAGACTGGTTGTGGATCGCGAGACCAAAATCTGCTCTTCGGAAGCTATGATACACTTGGCAATGATAAGGCTCATGGTCAGAAGACTCGCAATTTAG